The following proteins come from a genomic window of Aspergillus oryzae RIB40 DNA, chromosome 4:
- a CDS encoding uncharacterized protein (pleiotropic drug resistance proteins (PDR1-15), ABC superfamily), which translates to MSLSSSTSDTKSTVAGEERDTEDETKRDSVQHVQATWHMAPELHRMRERDEAGGEKPRKLGIAWQNLTIKGVGGNATFKENVVSQLLPFHKGSNDTQLKTIIQDSYGCVKPGEMLLVLGRPGAGCTTLLSVLANNRQGYEEVTGDVSYGNMSAVEAQQYRGQIIMNSEEEIFFPTLTVEDTIKFAARMKVPYHLPPGITTHEEYVQFYKDFLLRSVGISHTERTKVGDAFIRGVSGGERKRVSILECLTTRASVFCWDNSTRGLDASTALEWIKAIRAMTDVLGLATIVTLYQAGNGIYEHFDKVLVLDEGKQIFYGLRKDAVPFMEDLGFMRDPGSNQGDFLTGVTVPTERRIAPGYEDKFPHTADEILAAYERSEVKRRMLEECQIYPKSKEADENTAVFKEMVSREKHRGTFKKSPVTADFITQIKAAILREYQLKRGDKATLLMKQGATLIQALLGGSLFYSAPDNSSGLFLKGGALFFSILYNALIALSEVTDSFTGRPILAKHRSFALYHPAAICIAQIVADFPMLLFQVTHFGLVLYFMVGLKTSAGAFFTYLITNFITAMSMTAFFRLVGAAFPTFDAATKVSGLSIVALFVYMGYMIIKPLMHPWFVWIFWINPMAYAFEALLGNEFHAQDIPCYGPNLIPSGSEYIDGAGGQSCAGVVGAAPGATSLKGDDYLAAISFSHSHIWRNVGIICAWWALYVGLTILFTSRWKLLGDGSRRLLIPREQQHRSKHLLQSVDEEARATEKSTVSSNTSSESIGDNLLRNKAIFTWKDLTYTVKTPEGDRVLLDNVQGYVKPGMLGALMGTSGAGKTTLLDVLAQRKTSGTIHGSILVDGRPVPISFQRSAGYVEQLDIHEPLATVREALEFSALLRQSRDTPTEEKLRYVDIIVNLLELNDLEHTLIGHPGTGLSVEQRKRLTIAVELVAKPSILIFLDEPTSGLDGQSAYNTVLFLRKLAEAGQAVLVTIHQPSAQLFTQFDKLLLLTTGGKTVYFGDIGPNASTIKKYFGRYGSPCPPEANPAEHMIDVVSGKGEGQDWNQIWLQSPEHEKLSGELDSMTAEALSRNTTVNDEQHEFAASLWTQTKLVTHRMNISLFRNTEYLNNKFAMHISLALLNGFTFWMIGDSLTDLQQNLFTVFNFIFVAPGVISQLQPLFIDRRDIFEAREKKSKMYHWAPFVTGLIVSEFPYLLVCAFLYYVCWYFTVGLPTSPYHAGSVFFVVVMYECLYTAIGQMIAAYTPNAVFASLVNPLVITTLVSFCGVMIPYSQIQPFWRYWMYYIDPFNYLMSSLLVFTTWDKPVHCTPDELAVFDPAPNQTCGEYLETYQRGLGVATNLLNPLDTAGCRVCQYTEGGDYLRTLNLAERSYGWRNAGIVVSFVIGIYGLVFLMMKLRTKATKKAES; encoded by the exons ATGAGCCTCAGTTCGTCAACTAGCGACACAAAATCCACCGTCGCGGGCGAAGAGCGAGATACTGAGGACGAGACGAAAAGAGACTCCGTTCAGCATGTCCAAGCGACATGGCACATGGCACCCGAGCTGCACAGAATGAGAGAACGAGACGAAGCTGGTGGAGAGAAGCCGCGAAAGTTGGGCATCGCCTGGCAAAACCTCACTATCAAAGGTGTTGGCGGTAACGCCACATTCAAGGAAAACGTTGTATCCCAACTTCTCCCCTTCCACAAGGGCAGCAATGATACCCAACTCAAGACCATCATTCAAGACTCATATGGATGCGTCAAGCCAGGAGAGATGTTGCTCGTGCTGGGACGTCCCGGGGCTGGTTGCACGACACTGCTGAGCGTACTCGCCAACAATCGACAGGGCTACGAGGAGGTCACTGGAGACGTCAGCTATGGAAATATGTCCGCCGTCGAAGCCCAACAGTACCGTGGCCAGATCATCATGAAttcggaggaggaaattttctttcccactcTAACTGTCGAAGATACCATCAAGTTTGCCGCTCGCATGAAGGTTCCCTATCACCTGCCACCTGGAATCACCACTCATGAAGAATACGTTCAATTCTATAAGGATTTCCTCCTTCGATCTGTCGGAATATCCCATACCGAACGCACAAAGGTCGGAGACGCTTTCATCAGGGGTGTCTCAGGAGGTGAGAGGAAACGTGTATCTATCCTTGAATGCCTGACTACTCGTGCGAGTGTCTTCTGCTGGGATAACTCCACACGAGGTCTTGACGCTAGTACAGCACTCGAGTGGATTAAGGCAATTAGAGCCATGACCGATGTCCTCGGCCTAGCTACTATTGTTACACTCTATCAGGCGGGCAACGGCATCTACGAGCATTTCGATAAGGTACTCGTTCTCGATGAGGGCAAGCAAATCTTCTACGGACTGCGAAAAGACGCGGTCCCATTCATGGAGGACCTTGGTTTTATGCGGGACCCAGGTTCCAACCAAGGAGATTTCCTGACGGGTGTAACAGTTCCTACCGAGCGCCGTATTGCGCCTGGATACGAAGACAAGTTCCCACATACCGCCGATGAGATTCTTGCTGCATACGAGCGATCGGAAGTCAAGAGAAGGATGCTGGAAGAGTGCCAAATCTACCCAAAAAGCAAGGAAGCCGATGAAAACACGGCCGTCTTTAAGGAAATGGTGTCTCGTGAGAAGCACAGGGGCACGTTCAAGAAATCTCCAGTCACCGCTGATTTCATTACCCAGATCAAGGCCGCCATCCTCAGAGAGTACCAGCTCAAACGAGGCGACAAGGCGACGCTACTCATGAAACAAGGCGCTACACTCATTCAAGCTCTCCTCGGTGGCTCTCTATTCTATTCTGCTCCGGACAATTCGAGCGGCCTTTTCCTAAAGGGTGGTGCTCTGTTCTTCTCTATTCTATACAACGCTCTTATAGCTCTATCAGAGGTCACCGACTCATTCACTGGCAGACCCATTCTAGCAAAGCACCGCTCCTTTGCCTTGTACCACCCGGCGGCTATTTGTATTGCCCAGATAGTCGCGGATTTCCCCATGCTTCTATTCCAAGTAACGCATTTTGGGCTTGTTCTGTATTTCATGGTTGGTCTGAAGACCTCGGCTGGGGCCTTTTTCACTTATCTGATCACTAACTTTATCACCGCGATGTCCATGACGGCCTTCTTCCGACTCGTTGGCGCCGCATTCCCTACCTTTGACGCTGCGACAAAGGTCTCTGGCCTCTCGATTGTAGCGTTATTTGTCTACATGGGATATATGATTATCAAACCCCTGATGCATCCATGGTTTGTGTGGATCTTTTGGATCAACCCCATGGCATATGCtttcgaagctcttcttgGAAATGAATTTCATGCCCAGGACATACCGTGCTATGGCCCCAACCTTATTCCTAGTGGCTCCGAGTACATTGATGGAGCAGGGGGGCAATCATgtgctggtgttgttggCGCAGCACCTGGCGCGACGAGCCTTAAAGGCGATGATTACCTCGCAGCCATATCATTCAGCCATAGCCATATATGGCGCAACGTCGGCATTATCTGCGCCTGGTGGGCGCTCTATGTTGGGCTTACCATCCTTTTTACCTCTAGGTGGAAATTGCTAGGAGACGGTAGCCGCAGACTCCTTATTCCTCGGGAGCAACAGCACAGATCAAAGCATCTTTTGCAGTCGGTTGACGAGGAAGCGCGAGCTACGGAGAAGTCCACAGTCAGTTCTAATACGTCAAGTGAAAGCATTGGCGATAATCTTCTCCGTAATAAGGCCATCTTTACCTGGAAAGACTTGACATACACTGTTAAAACCCCCGAAGGCGATCGCGTTCTTCTTGATAACGTACAAGGTTATGTCAAACCGGGCATGCTTGGGGCTCTAATGGGCACATCTGGTGCTGGCAAGACAACACTACTTGACGTTCTCGCCCAACGAAAAACTTCCGGTACTATCCATGGATCTATTTTAGTTGATGGCCGGCCTGTTCCGATCTCATTCCAACGCTCAGCTGGTTATGTTGAACAGCTAGATATCCACGAGCCCTTGGCGACTGTCCGTGAGGCTCTTGAATTCTCAGCTCTCCTACGCCAGTCTCGCGATACGCCTACTGAAGAGAAGTTGCGATATGTCGATATAATTGTGAACTTGCTAGAACTGAATGACCTTGAACATACACTTATTGGTCATCCGGGAACTGGCCTCTCAGTGGAACAACGAAAGCGGCTTACTATTGCTGTCGAATTGGTAGCAAAACCAAGTAttcttatcttccttgatgaaCCAACGTCAGGATTAGATGGTCAGTCTGCCTATAATactgttctttttcttcgcaaACTTGCCGAAGCTGGGCAAGCTGTCTTGGTGACTATACACCAACCATCAGCTCAATTATTTACGCAATTCGACAAGCTCCTGTTGTTAACTACAGGCGGCAAAACTGTATATTTCGGAGACATCGGTCCGAATGCGAGCACTATTAAGAAGTACTTCGGCCGCTATGGATCCCCTTGCCCGCCTGAGGCTAATCCTGCCGAGCACATGATTGATGTCGTTTCAGGGAAAGGCGAAGGTCAAGATTGGAACCAGATCTGGTTACAGTCACCAGAACATGAAAAGCTCTCTGGCGAACTGGATAGCATGACTGCAGAGGCTCTCAGTCGAAACACCACAGTCAATGATGAGCAGCATGAATTTGCAGCTTCCCTGTGGACGCAAACCAAGCTTGTAACGCATCGTATGAATATCTCACTCTTCCGCAATACTGAATACCTCAACAACAAATTCGCGATGCATATAAGTCTAGCACTGTTGAACGGCTTTACCTTCTGGATGATTGGCGATTCACTTACAGACCTGCAGCAGAACCTCTTTACTGTgtttaattttattttcgTGGCGCCAGGTGTCATTTCCCAACTCCAGCCTCTTTTCATCGACCGTCGCGATATCTTCGAGGCacgcgagaagaagagcaagatgtACCACTGGGCTCCTTTTGTGACAGGCCTTATAGTCTCCGAGTTTCCTTACTTGCTTGTTTGCGCATTTCTGTATTATGTCTGCTGGTACTTTACTGTCGGCCTTCCTACCTCACCATATCACGCTGGCAGTGTGTTTTTTGTTGTG GTAATGTACGAGTGTCTCTACACAGCGATTGGGCAAATGATCGCCGCTTATACCCCCAACGCCGTATTTGCATCCCTGGTCAACCCTCTTGTGATCACAACCCTAGTCTCCTTCTGCGGTGTGATGATCCCATACAGCCAAATCCAGCCGTTCTGGAGATACTG gaTGTACTATATCGACCCCTTTAACTACCTGATGAGTTCCCTGCTCGTATTCACCACCTGGGATAAACCGGTTCATTGCACACCGGATGAACTGGCCGTGTTTGACCCGGCTCCCAATCAAACCTGTGGTGAGTATCTCGAGACGTATCAACGCGGCCTGGGGGTGGCTACGAACCTGCTCAACCCACTTGACACTGCAGGTTGCCGCGTGTGCCAATATACCGAGGGTGGGGATTATCTTCGTACACTGAACCTTGCGGAGAGGTCTTATGGATGGAGGAATGCCGGTATTGTTGTTTCATTTGTGATTGGGATCTACGGGCTAGTGTTCCTTATGATGAAACTCAGGACTAAGGCTACCAAGAAGGCTGAGTCATAG
- a CDS encoding PICOT family protein (glutaredoxin-related protein) yields the protein MSTLIEISSEAEFDSHIKSLPSTTLSILYFHAPWAAPCAQMRTVLAALASQYPATQPPTTSFISINAEELPDISETYEVTAVPFVVLTRDGKILESISGSDAVRVREAIERHAGSKASTGAPATIPPPLAAVPRETGPTTATQPPAGAANGDALTPEQSKEALFARLRELVKAAPVMLFMKGTPSAPQCGFSRQLVAILRERSVKYGFFNILADEDVRQGLKEFADWPTFPQLWVGGELVGGLDIVSLYFLFFFFLCLVSLPWLNGLVLIGEQVKDEIENDPDFLREHSVNKAPVAA from the coding sequence ATGTCAACCCTAATTGAAATTTCCTCCGAGGCAGAATTCGACTCCCACATCAAGTCCCTGCCTTCAACAACCTTATCGATCCTCTACTTCCATGCCCCCTGGGCCGCGCCCTGCGCGCAAATGCGCACCGTGCTCGCCGCCCTCGCATCCCAGTACCCCGCCACACAGCCCCCAACAACCTCCTTCATTAGCATCAACGCCGAAGAACTCCCCGACATTTCTGAAACTTACGAGGTCACCGCCGTGCCCTTCGTAGTCCTCACTCGCGACGGCAAAATCCTTGAATCCATCTCCGGCAGCGACGCCGTCCGCGTCCGTGAAGCCATCGAACGCCACGCCGGCTCGAAAGCCTCGACCGGCGCACCTGCCACGATCCCCCCGCCCTTGGCCGCTGTGCCCCGCGAGACGGGCCCCACGACGGCTACGCAGCCGCCGGCCGGAGCCGCGAACGGGGATGCGCTGACGCCGGAGCAGTCGAAGGAGGCGCTGTTTGCGCGACTCAGAGAGCTGGTCAAGGCGGCGCCGGTGATGCTGTTTATGAAGGGGACGCCGAGTGCGCCGCAGTGTGGGTTCAGTCGGCAGCTCGTGGCAATTCTGCGGGAGAGGAGCGTCAAGTATGGGTTCTTTAATATCTtggccgatgaggatgtgaGGCAGGGATTGAAGGAGTTTGCGGATTGGCCGACGTTCCCGCAGTTGTGGGTTGGTGGGGAGTTGGTTGGGGGGTTGGATATTGTAAGTCTttatttcctcttttttttcttcctctgtttGGTTTCCTTACCGTGGTTGAATGGACTTGTGCTAATTGGTGAACAGGTCAAGGACGAGATTGAAAATGATCCGGATTTCTTGCGTGAGCACTCTGTCAACAAGGCTCCCGTTGCGGCTTGA
- a CDS encoding putative Gamma-butyrobetaine hydroxylase subfamily (predicted gamma-butyrobetaine,2-oxoglutarate dioxygenase), with protein sequence MVRLLATVLRSSRAAVPSARPLYSRGYSVASGAAEDAASLGPTPKKGPPGGLHEPIRNLMDPPEPQARNTQPSTPSIGRQGIRIRTGKGDVSAMHYLLRDGCKCPQCVDQHSKQRNFRMSDIPTDIKPRSTEWDGSVLKVKWENDIPGFDESHTSTYTLNQLRNPSANYSYHSTGRKRKRLLWHNWFQHRFVSYEEYMHDDEAFSSAMRNLARTGLLFVKDIPDSRAEVEKLATRMGPLRNTFYGSTWDVRTVPEAKNVAYTSQFLGFHMDLMYMNEPPGYQLLHCLQNSCDGGESLFADSFAVARQLSIDDPEAFKALCNLRLSYEYNHENDIYTNDWPVFQTYVDEYTQQQRLMHANYSPPFQAPMHGQRRPFNRTMSEMRALDKFAKMLEDEKYIYELKLNPGECVIFENRRVLHARRQFNTATGQRWLAGAYVDEDAVLSKFATSARKYPHLWRDSPSKPSRKEAEGEGQV encoded by the coding sequence ATGGTTCGTCTTTTGGCAACAGTTCTTCGATCCTCTCGGGCTGCTGTGCCTTCAGCTCGCCCTCTCTATTCCCGTGGTTACTCCGTTGCGAGCGGTGCCGCCGAAGATGCTGCTTCCCTCGGACCGACCCCAAAAAAAGGGCCCCCAGGGGGTCTACATGAACCTATCCGAAATTTAATGGATCCCCCAGAGCCCCAAGCTCGCAATACCCAGCCCTCCACACCCTCAATAGGGCGTCAAGGCATCAGAATCCGAACCGGGAAGGGGGATGTCTCGGCCATGCATTATCTGCTACGCGACGGCTGCAAATGCCCGCAATGTGTAGACCAGCACTCGAAGCAACGCAACTTCCGCATGTCCGACATCCCCACGGATATCAAACCACGCTCCACAGAGTGGGACGGCAGCGTCCTGAAAGTGAAATGGGAGAACGACATCCCCGGATTCGACGAGTCGCACACCTCCACGTACACCCTGAATCAACTACGAAACCCCTCCGCAAACTACTCCTACCATAGCACCGGCCGGAAGAGAAAGCGTCTGCTGTGGCACAACTGGTTCCAGCACCGCTTCGTCTCCTACGAAGAGTACATGCACGACGACGAAGCGTTCTCCAGCGCCATGCGCAATCTCGCCCGGACGGGTCTACTCTTCGTCAAGGACATCCCGGACTCCCGCGCCGAGGTCGAGAAGCTCGCGACCCGCATGGGGCCCCTCCGAAATACCTTCTACGGTTCCACGTGGGATGTCCGCACCGTCCCCGAGGCCAAGAACGTCGCCTACACGAGCCAGTTCCTGGGCTTCCACATGGATCTGATGTACATGAACGAGCCGCCGGGTTACCAGCTCCTACATTGTCTCCAGAACTCGTGCGATGGCGGCGAGTCGCTGTTCGCTGACTCGTTCGCCGTCGCTAGACAGCTTAGCATCGATGATCCGGAGGCTTTCAAGGCCCTGTGTAATCTCCGACTTTCCTATGAATATAACCATGAAAATGATATTTATACGAACGATTGGCCCGTGTTCCAGACTTATGTGGATGAGTACacgcagcagcagcggctgATGCACGCCAACTACTCCCCGCCCTTCCAGGCCCCAATGCACGGACAGCGCCGTCCATTTAACCGTACCATGAGCGAGATGCGGGCCTTGGATAAATTCGCCAAGATGTTGGAGGACGAGAAGTATATCTACGAGCTGAAACTGAACCCGGGCGAGTGTGTGATCTTCGAGAACCGCCGGGTGCTGCACGCCCGAAGGCAGTTTAATACCGCTACTGGCCAGCGCTGGCTCGCTGGTGCCTATGTGGATGAGGACGCCGTGTTGTCCAAGTTCGCGACGTCGGCCCGTAAATACCCGCACTTGTGGCGCGACAGCCCGAGCAAACCATCTCGGAAAGAGGCCGAGGGAGAGGGTCAAGTTTAG
- a CDS encoding thiamine transporter TPC1 (mitochondrial solute carrier protein) gives MSAGGEHLKDEGTRRQVVLAGGIAGLVSRFCVAPLDVVKIRLQLQIHSLSDPTSHQNIKGPVYKGTLPTIRSIVREEGITGLWKGNIPAELMYVCYGAIQFAAYRTTTQALSQLDPYRLPPPAESFVAGATAGGLATASTYPLDLLRTRFAAQGTERVYTSLYASVRDIAQNEGPKGFFRGCSAAVGQIVPYMGLFFATYESLRPVMSGLHDLPFGSGDAAAGVVASVLAKTGVFPLDLVRKRLQVQGPTRSKYVHRNIPEYQGVYNTMAMIVRTQGMRGLYRGLTVSLFKAAPASAVTMWTYEKSLHYLRELEVASE, from the exons ATGTCTGCCGGGGGAGAACACCTCAAGGATGAG GGCACGCGACGACAGGTCGTTCTCGCAGGCGGGATCGCAGGCCTAGTCTCCCG ATTCTGCGTTGCCCCCCTCGACGTCGTTAAAATCCGTCTCCAGCTCCAAATCCACTCCCTTTCCGACCCAACCTCACACCAGAACATAAAAGGCCCCGTTTACAAAGGCACGCTTCCCACGATCCGCTCCATAGTCCGCGAAGAAGGGATAACA GGATTATGGAAAGGCAACATCCCCGCGGAACTAATGTATGTCTGTTACGGCGCGATCCAATTCGCCGCCTACCGAACAACCACGCAAGCCCTATCGCAACTAGACCCTTACCGACTTCCTCCGCCGGCTGAATCCTTCGTCGCGGGCGCCACGGCAGGAGGGTTGGCCACGGCGTCGACGTACCCGCTTGATTTACTACGTACACGGTTTGCAGCGCAGGGCACAGAACGTGTGTATACATCGCTCTACGCATCGGTACGCGATATAGCGCAGAATGAGGGCCCGAAGGGGTTTTTCCGGGGTTGTAGTGCGGCGGTCGGGCAGATTGTGCCCTATATGGGATTATTTTTCGCAACGTATGAATCCTTACGGCCAGTGATGTCTGGATTGCATGATCTGCCGTTTGGGTCCGGGGATGCCGCGGCCGGAGTGGTGGCCAGCGTGTTGGCCAAGACTGGGGTGTTCCCATTAGACCTGGTGCGGAAGAGGCTGCAGGTGCAGGGCCCGACGCGATCCAAGTATGTGCATCGGAATATCCCGGAGTACCAGGGGGTGTACaacaccatggccatgaTCGTGCGGACACAGGGGATGCGAGGGCTCTATCGCGGTTTGACCGTGAGTCTATTCAAGGCCGCGCCGGCCAGCGCCGTGACGATGTGGACCTACGAGAAGTCCCTGCATTATCTCCGCGAGCTCGAAGTGGCGTCGGAGTGA